A window from Cyprinus carpio isolate SPL01 chromosome A11, ASM1834038v1, whole genome shotgun sequence encodes these proteins:
- the LOC109060455 gene encoding LOW QUALITY PROTEIN: bactericidal permeability-increasing protein (The sequence of the model RefSeq protein was modified relative to this genomic sequence to represent the inferred CDS: deleted 1 base in 1 codon), which yields MFLWCVLVLLNLVSVATGTNAGVKVRLTQKGLEYGRQIGIASIQQKLRTIKVPDISGTEKVDPIGKVQYSFTGMQIVNLGLPKSALVLVPDTGVMLSIGNAYINLHGNWRVKYLRIIKDSGSFDLAVSELTISTTVAVMSDDTGRPTVSMTNCAATVGSVNVKFHGGASWLYNLFSSFINKALRNALQKQICPLVADSIADINPHLKTLNVLAKVDQYAEIEYSMVGSPVISNTSIDLGLKGEFYNIGQHKEPPFSPTPFSLPSQDTDMLYIGVSAFTINSAGFVYNRAGALHLYITDDMIPSGSPIRLNTKTFGAFIPQIEKMYPGLMMKLLVETVKEAIVTFEPNNMPVQASSTVTAYAIQPNSTLSPLFVLNLEVSVSTHIYVTELKLAGNVTLNKINMSLAKSYVGPFQVTSLDNIFTIVLKFAVIPKVNARLQEGYPLPAIGKMQLVNSQLKVLKDYLLIGTDVQFTG from the exons ATGTTCCTCTGGTGTGTTCTGGTTCTTTTGAACCTGGTTTCTGTCGCTACAGGCACCAATGCGGGAGTTAAAGTCAGACTAACTCAGAAGGGCCTTGAGTACG GTCGACAGATTGGAATTGCCTCAATCCAGCAGAAACTCAGAACTATTAAAGTGCCGGATATAAGTGGCACAGAAAAGGTGGATCCTATTGGAAAAGTCCAATATAGTTTTACAGG GATGCAGATTGTAAACCTGGGACTTCCCAAGTCAGCACTGGTGTTAGTTCCTGACACTGGAGTAATGCTCTCAATTGGCAATGCCTACATCAATCTGCATGGAAACTGGAGAGTCAAATACCTCAGGATCAT AAAAGACAGTGGATCATTTGATCTGGCTGTGAGTGAACTGACCATTAGCACCACTGTTGCAGTCATGAGTGATGACACTGGCCGCCCAACAGTCAGCATGACCAACTGTGCAGCAACTGTGGGAAGTGTCAATGTCAAATTTCATGGTGGGGCCAG CTGGTTATATAACCTCTTCAGTTCCTTCATTAATAAGGCTTTACGCAATGCTTTGCAGAAACAG ATCTGCCCTTTGGTGGCTGATTCCATTGCTGACATAAACCCCCACCTGAAAACATTAAATG TTTTAGCCAAAGTAGATCAATATGCTGAAATTGAATACTCCATGGTGGGGTCTCCTGTCATTTCTAATACTTCCATTGACTTGGGTTTAAAG GGTGAATTCTACAACATTGGACAACACAAGGAACCCCCCTTTTCCCCAACACCTTTCTCATTGCCATCTCAGGACACAGATATGCTGTACATCGGAGTATCTGCCTTTACCATCAACTCAGCAGGCTTTGTGTATAACAGAGCTGGTGCCCTTCACCTCTACATCACTGATGACATG ATTCCCTCTGGCTCTCCAATTCGTCTGAACACAAAGACATTTGGAGCATTCATTCCTcaa ATTGAGAAAATGTATCCTGGTCTGATGATGAAGTTGTTGGTTGAGACAGTGAAGGAAGCCATCGTGACATTTGAACCGAACAACATGCCTGTTCAGGCCAGCAGTACAGTGACCGCTTATGCAATCCAGCCCAACAGCACACTATCTCCGCTCTTTGTCCTCAATCTG GAGGTCAGTGTCAGTACTCACATATATGTGACTGAGCTCAAACTGGCAGGAAATGTGACCCTTAACAA GATTAATATGAGCTTAGCAAAAAGCTAT GTGGGACCATTCCAG GTGACATCCCTTGACAATATTTTCACAATAGTCTTGAAGTTTGCTGTCATTCCCAAGGTTAATG cacGTTTACAGGAAGGTTATCCACTTCCTGCCATTGGAAAGATGCAGCTTGTAAACAGTCAACTCAAGGTTCTGAAG GACTACTTGTTGATTGGAACAGATGTTCAATTCACAGGATAA